A genomic segment from Triplophysa dalaica isolate WHDGS20190420 chromosome 22, ASM1584641v1, whole genome shotgun sequence encodes:
- the cabp1b gene encoding calcium-binding protein 1b isoform X4 has protein sequence MHNVLGPACIFLRKGFAESRQANRELRPEEMDELREAFKEFDKDKDGFIGCKDLGNCMRTMGYMPTEMELIELSQQINMNLGGHVDFEDFVELMGPKLLAETADMIGVKELRDAFKEFDTNGDGQISTAELREAMKKLLGQQVGHRDLEDILRDIDLNGDGHVDFEEFVRMMSR, from the exons ATGCACAATGTTCTCGGGCCTGCGTGCATCTTTCTCCGCAAGGGCTTCGCTGAGAGCCGTCAGGCT aacaGAGAGCTGAGGCCAGAGGAAATGGATG AATTACGAGAAGCATTCAAAGAGTTTGATAAAGACAAAGATGGCTTTATTGGATGCAAGGACCTGGGGAACTGCATGAGAACGATGGGTTACATGCCAACCGAGATGGAACTCATTGAACTGAGTCAACAGATAAACATGAACT TGGGGGGACATGTGGACTTTGAAGACTTTGTGGAGTTGATGGGTCCCAAACTTCTAGCTGAGACGGCAGATATGATCGGAGTAAAAGAGTTGAGAGACGCCTTTAAGGAG TTTGACACCAATGGAGACGGTCAGATCAGCACAGCAGAGCTAAGAGAGGCCATGAAGAAACTGCTCGGGCAGCAG GTGGGCCACAGGGATTTAGAGGACATTCTACGAGACATTGATTTGAATGGAGACGGACATGTTGACTTTGAAG AATTTGTGCGAATGATGTCTCGCTAG
- the cabp1b gene encoding calcium-binding protein 1b isoform X2 translates to MHNVLGPACIFLRKGFAESRQAVPSAGGLNAGSHHRVLPQAIRFWGDESCKRSRSRMCVERGVLGLENNQNRELRPEEMDELREAFKEFDKDKDGFIGCKDLGNCMRTMGYMPTEMELIELSQQINMNLGGHVDFEDFVELMGPKLLAETADMIGVKELRDAFKEFDTNGDGQISTAELREAMKKLLGQQVGHRDLEDILRDIDLNGDGHVDFEEFVRMMSR, encoded by the exons ATGCACAATGTTCTCGGGCCTGCGTGCATCTTTCTCCGCAAGGGCTTCGCTGAGAGCCGTCAGGCTGTAC CCTCAGCGGGAGGGCTCAATGCAGGATCACATCACCGAGTTCTTCCGCAGGCGATCAGATTTTGGGGAGATGAGTCCTGCAAACGCTCGCGTTCAAGGATGTGTGTGGAGCGAGGAGTTCTGGGATTAGAAAACAATCAG aacaGAGAGCTGAGGCCAGAGGAAATGGATG AATTACGAGAAGCATTCAAAGAGTTTGATAAAGACAAAGATGGCTTTATTGGATGCAAGGACCTGGGGAACTGCATGAGAACGATGGGTTACATGCCAACCGAGATGGAACTCATTGAACTGAGTCAACAGATAAACATGAACT TGGGGGGACATGTGGACTTTGAAGACTTTGTGGAGTTGATGGGTCCCAAACTTCTAGCTGAGACGGCAGATATGATCGGAGTAAAAGAGTTGAGAGACGCCTTTAAGGAG TTTGACACCAATGGAGACGGTCAGATCAGCACAGCAGAGCTAAGAGAGGCCATGAAGAAACTGCTCGGGCAGCAG GTGGGCCACAGGGATTTAGAGGACATTCTACGAGACATTGATTTGAATGGAGACGGACATGTTGACTTTGAAG AATTTGTGCGAATGATGTCTCGCTAG